A window of Rhinatrema bivittatum chromosome 2, aRhiBiv1.1, whole genome shotgun sequence contains these coding sequences:
- the LOC115086305 gene encoding zinc finger protein 260-like, translating into MKENYETLISLASDEVTQHIEEENREELPMEGLFPRESGNVFENVSQGSERRNTRNSQQESEKKQIEPAGDSRDGVTACEMEVKVIPEQQRHVSTESPFQSNNSDQKTSELHQREAKGKKKNLKVHLPLHKLEPPFPCNDWRKNLISKYKIKLHHRIHTGAGPFFCTKGGKCFVRNKSLTQYQQVRAGNKPFTCTQCGKSFHRKDMLMLHQCMHIGERPFSCTECGKCFNSKTRLSQHQKIHEGERPYMGTECNKSFSVKSALTKHMRIHTGKRPFSCSACNKSFPVKSVLTKHMRVHTGERPFSCSECNKSFPQKATLTRHMRIHTGERPFSCSECNKSFPVKSVLTKHMRVHTGERPFSCSECNKSFTQMDALTKHMRIHTGERPFSCSECNKSFTLKGALTRHMRIHTGERPFSCSACNKSFPVKSALTSHMRVHTGERPFSCSECNKSFPLKDALTNHIRIHTGERPFSCSECNKSFPLKDALTNHIRIHTGEQPLSCSECNKSFTQNSSLIKHMRIHTGEGPFSCSECNKSFPVQSILTGHMRIHTGAQPFSCSECNKSFLMKPGLIKHLRIHTGERPFSCSECNKSFSQKDALTRHIRIHTGERPFSCSECNKNFTQKGNLTEHMRIHTGEQPLSCSECNKSFSRNGTLTKHMTIHTGEQPFSCSECNKSFSRKDTLTRHMRIHTGERPFSCTECNKRFIEKDALTSHMRIHTGTHSGADSEDFYCWAARDAEFRAAGSCYQ; encoded by the exons atgaaggagaattatgagaccctcatCTCCCTAG CAAGTGATGAGGTCACACAGCACATAGAGGAGGAAAATCGAGAAGAACTTCCTATGGAAGGACTGTTCCCAAGAGAATCAGGAAATGTCTTTGAGAATGTTTCGCAGGGGTCTGAAAGGAGAAACACAAGGAATAGTCAGCAGGAATCAGAGAAGAAGCAGATAGAGCCTGCAGGAGACTCAAGGGATGGAGTCACTGCATGCGAGATGGAGGTCAAAGTCATCCCTGAGCAGCAAAGACACGTGAGCACAGAGAGCCCCTTCCAGAGCAATAACAGTGATCAAAAGACTTCTGAACTTCACCAGAGGGAGgcgaaagggaagaagaaaaatctaaaagtgCACCTACCCCTCCATAAACTAGAGCCACCCTTCCCCTGCAATGATTGGAGGAAAAATTTAATTAGTAAGTATAAGATAAAATTACATCACAGAATCCACACTGGAGCGGGACCCTTCTTTTGCACTAAAGGTGGAAAGTGTTTTGTTAGGAACAAAAGCCTCACACAATACCAGCAAGTCCGCGCTGGAAACAAACCATTTACCTGCACGCAGTGTGGGAAAAGCTTCCACCGTAAGGATATGCTAATGTTGCACCAGTGTATGCACATAGGAGAGAGACCTTTCTCctgtactgaatgtggaaaatgtttcaataGCAAAACACGCCTctcccaacaccagaaaatccacgaAGGTGAAAGACCATATATgggtactgaatgtaataaaagcttctctGTGAAGAGTGCCCTCACAAAGCACATGAGAATTCACACAGGgaagcgaccattctcatgtagtgcatgtaataaaagcttccctgtgaagagTGTTCTTACAAAGCACATGAGagtccacacaggggagcgaccattctcatgtagtgaatgtaataaaagcttcccacAGAAGGCTACCCTCAcaagacacatgagaatccacacaggggagcgaccattctcatgtagtgaatgtaataaaagcttccctgtgaagagTGTTCTTACAAAGCACATGAGagtccacacaggggagcgaccattctcatgtagtgaatgtaataaaagcttcacacAGATGGATGCCCTCACAAagcacatgagaatccacacaggggagcgaccattctcatgtagtgaatgtaataaaagcttcacactgaagggtgccctcacaagacacatgagaatccacacaggggagcgaccattctcatgtagtgcatgtaataaaagcttccctgtgaagagTGCTCTTACAAGTCACATGAGagtccacacaggggagcgaccattctcatgtagtgaatgtaataaaagcttccctttGAAGGATGCCCTCACAAATCACAtcagaatccacacaggggagcgaccattctcatgtagtgaatgtaataaaagcttccctttGAAGGATGCCCTCACAAATCACAtcagaatccacacaggggagcaaccactctcatgtagtgaatgtaataaaagcttcacacAGAATAGTTCCCTCAtaaaacacatgagaatccacacaggggagggaccattctcatgtagtgaatgtaataaaagcttccctgtgcAGAGTATCCTCACCggacacatgagaatccacacaggggcgcaaccattctcatgtagtgaatgtaataaaagcttccttaTGAAGCCTGGCCTCATAAAACActtgagaatccacacaggggagcgaccattctcatgtagtgaatgtaataaaagcttctcaCAGAAGGATGCTCTCACAAGGCACataagaatccacacaggtgaacgaccattctcatgtagtgaatgtaataaaaactTTACACAGAAGGGTAACCTCACagaacacatgagaatccacacaggggagcaaccactctcatgtagtgaatgtaataaaagcttctcaCGGAATGGTACTCTCACAAAACACATGacaatccacacaggggagcaaccattctcatgtagtgaatgtaataaaagcttctcaCGGAAGGATACTCTCAcaagacacatgagaatccacacaggtgagcgaccattctcatgtactgaatgtaataaaagattcattgAGAAGGATGctctcacaagtcacatgagaatccacacaggga CACACAGTGGAGCTGACAGTGAGGACTTTTACTGCTGGGCTGCCAGAGATGCAGAATTTagagcagctgggagctgctACCAGTGA